One segment of Lutra lutra chromosome 12, mLutLut1.2, whole genome shotgun sequence DNA contains the following:
- the LOC125082686 gene encoding actin-related protein 2/3 complex subunit 3-like has translation MPAYHSSLMDPDTKLIGNMALLPIRSQFKGPAPRETKDTDIVDEAIYYFKANVFFKNYEIKNEADRTLIYITLYISECLKKLQKCNSKSQGEKERYTLGITNFPIPGEPGFPLNAIYAKPANKQEDEVMRAYLQHLRQETGLRLCEKVFDPQNDKPSKWWTCFVKRQFMNKSLSGPGQ, from the coding sequence ATGCCGGCTTACCACTCATCTCTCATGGATCCGGACACCAAACTCATTGGAAACATGGCACTGTTGCCTATCAGAAGTCAGTTCAAAGGACCCGCCCCTAGAGAGACAAAAGATACAGATATTGTGGATGAAGCCATCTATTACTTCAAGGCCAATGTCTTCTTCAAAAACTATGAGATTAAGAATGAAGCTGATAGAACCTTGATATATATAACTCTCTACATTTCCGAGTGTCTAAAGAAACTGCAAAAGTGCAATTCCAAAAGCCAAGGTGAAAAGGAAAGGTATACGCTGGGAATCACTAATTTTCCCATTCCTGGAGAGCCTGGTTTTCCACTTAATGCGATTTATGCCAAACCGGCAAACAAACAGGAAGACGAGGTGATGAGGGCCTACTTACAGCACTTGAGACAAGAGACTGGACTGAGACTTTGTGAGAAAGTTTTTGACCCTCAGAATGATAAACCTAGCAAGTGGTGGACTTGCTTTGTGAAGAGACAGTTCATGAACAAGAGTCTTTCAGGACCTGGACAGTGA